CAGCGCTCCACGGGGGCCACTAAGAGGACATTTTCCTGTCCAGGAGCTCTGCGTACGTGTCCCCAGCATTGCATGTGTGTCCCCAGCactgtgtgtgtccccccagcaCTGCGTGTGCATCCCCAGCATTGCATGTGTGTCCCCagcactgtgtgtgtgtccccagcaTTGCTACGTGTCCCCAGCACTGCGTGTGTGTCCCCGGCACTGCATATCTGTCCCCagcactgtgtgtgtgtccccagcactgtgtgtgtgtccccagcaTTGCTACGTGTCCCCAGCACTGCTATGTGTCCCCAGCACTGCGTATGTGTCCCCAGCAcggtgtgtgtgtccccagcaTTGCATATGTGTCCCCAGCACTGCTACGTGTCCCCAGCactgtgtgtgtccccccagcaTTGCTATGTGTCCCCAGCATTGCATATGTGTCCCCAGCACTGCTACGTGTCCCCagcactgtgtgtgtgtccccagcaTTGCATGTGTGTCCCCagcactgtgtgtgtgtccccggCGTTGCTATGTGTGCCCagcactgtgtgtgtgtccccagcactgtgtgtgtgtccccagcaTTGCATATGTGTCCCCAGCACTGCAATGTGTCCCCAGCACTGTGTGTCCCCAGCATTGCATATGTGTCCCTAGCACTGCTACGTGTCCCCagcactgtgtgtgtgtccccagcactgtgtgtgtgtccccagcaTTGCATATGTGTCCCCAGCACTGCTACGTGTCCCCagcactgtgtgtgtgtccccagcaTTGCATATGTGTCCCTAGCACTGCTACGTGTCCCCagcactgtgtgtgtgtccccagcactgtgtgtgtgtccccagcaTTGCATATGTGTCCCCAGCACTGCTACGTGTCCCCagcactgtgtgtgtgtccccagcaTTGCATGTGTGTCCCCAGCATTGCATATGTGTCCCCAGCACTGCTACGTGTCCCCAGCactgtgtgtgtccccccagcaTTGCTATGTGTCCCCAGCATTGCATATGTGTCCCCAGCACTGCTACGTGTCCCCagcactgtgtgtgtgtccccagcaTTGCATGTGTGTCCCCagcactgtgtgtgtgtccccggCGTTGCTATGTGTGCCCagcactgtgtgtgtgtccccagcactgtgtgtgtgtccccagcaTTGCATATGTGTCCCCAGCACTGCAATGTGTCCCCagcactgtgtgtgtgtccccagcaTTGCATATGTGTCCCTAGCACTGCTACGTGTCCCCagcactgtgtgtgtgtccccagcactgtgtgtgtgtccccagcaTTGCATATGTGTCCCCAGCACTGCTACGTGTCCCCagcactgtgtgtgtgtccccagcaTTGCATGTGTGTCCCCAGCACTGCGTATGTGTCCCCGGCGTTGCTATGTGTGCCCAGCactgtgtgtgtccccccagcactgtgtgtgtgtccccagcaTTGCATATGTGTCCCCAGCACTGCAATGTGTACCCAGCACTGTGTGTGCGTCCCCAGCACATATATATCCATACAGACCGCACTGTCATACCGATTATACCTAAGACAAAGACTTCACCTTTGATTCACAGTCTACAGTTTAAAGGCTATAGGGCAGTATGGTAATTTATACCACGCTTGCTGaactcttctgcttttcccttttatttcacCAGATCCTGCTAGTATCGGGTGAAGAAGCCAGTGTTTCACACGTGGAGCTGCTGTACTCGGTTGTGTAAGCAGATACTTCTCCTGGCAATTACCAGCGTTAGCGATATGAAGGATCTTATTTACATCTCCCTTTATTCTGGTGTGTATGTGCAACCCTAGGACTTTGGCATCGAAACACAGGCCATTTCCAAGAATACTTGGAGTGTGtgtaagcaatatttttttacatttaaaaaatctcagttttagAGAtaaatgatacaaaactggaGCTGGACTTTCCAGTTCTGTAAATGCTCATAAACCGGTGGAGGTACAGGGGGTCCAGCCGCAGGGGGACAGATGGTGACTTCTGCTGTCACCAGTCTAAtggggaagaaagcaagcaggacTCAGGGGGATCCCAGGCCCCTGAAGTCCTGGGTttaatcatagaaccatagaatgggttgggttggaagggaccctaaagcccatctagttccacccccctgccatgggcagggacaccctccactagcccaggttgcccaaagccccatccagcctggccttgaacactgccagggagccaggggcagccacggcttctctgggcaacctgtgccagggcctcagcaccctcacagggaaggatttcttcccaacatctaatctaaatctaccctcttagtttaaacccattccccttgtcctgtcactccctgcccttgtcaccagtccctctccagctttcctgcagcccctttaggtactggaaggtgctgtaaggtctccccggagccttctcttccccaggctgaacaaccccacctctctcagcctgtctccacaggggaggtgctccagccctctgagcatcttcgtggcctcctctgaaCCGCTCCAACTGTTCAATGCCTTTCTTGCCTTTCCACAGCAGAAAGTTCTTGGATTCCCTGGGGCTTCAGTGAGCTATCTCTGCTGGTCCCAATAAGCTCTGCTGGGCTTCCTGGTCAAAAAGGCCTTGGTGAACTCCTTGGCTACAGCAGAGTGCTGGGGCCTTTCCCCTGTTTCAGGTCATACCTCAAGCCGGTCCCTCTGACCCTGCTGTTCTGTAGTCTCATGGTAAAGCGGGAGTGTAAATGCCTGGCACTGTGCACACCTCTCATGTCCCTCCCAAAATGAGTATTTTGCCAATATCCTGAGTCCCAGGGGAAGAAGACAAGTGGAGGTAGCACAGTGAGTGAAACTGGAGCACAGAGACTTTCttcttgcagttttatttcacttaaaaaaaaaaaaatagcatctgGAGTGGGACATAATGTGAGAAATCGGGCAGGAGGGACCTGCCTACAGTTCCCATGACGCGCGTTCAGAAGGACTTGTAGGGCCGATCCTAAGCGACtgtgtcttcctcctcctcctctccctttgaGGTGTGGACTTCGTAGATGACAGCACAGATGCCAGCCAGCCAGGCTGCCATGGTGCCGGCGAAGAATATGCAGAAGCCGATGAGACCCAGAAAGATGTAGTCTTGCTTGTACAGCTGGGTCAGGCAGTTGAAGTGGAGCTGTGCCTCCAGGGCCGGCATTTTCAGGGCACGCAGACCTTCTGGGGTGTAGCAGGTGATGTTGTCAGCAtctgcagagggaaaagcagaagcaagacTCTTATGCCCGTGTCGTAAGCATTAGTGAACAGGAGTCCAGCGAGAAAAATGATGGAGGAGTTTGTTAAACTCCTGAAAAATGTCTGCAGACTTCGCACCCCTCTCCCTCTGTGGCTTAGGTAAAATCGGACAGGCAAACCCTTGCCAAACCCTTGCCAAACCCTTGCCAAACCACAACTGCCAGGTTGCCGGAATGATTTCTGTGGTGTTGCCTTTGTAGGAAAATATTGCCCATCAGATTATGCCACTGTGGCAAACTGCTGTACCTGCACCGTTCGTCTCTGCTGATTGAGcgcttttattttaatataagagcacttgtggttttatttttttttttaatctcaaacaCCTTCTGAAGTGACACAGCCTAAATTATGCTGGAATAACGAGGCTTGCGCAGCGCGAGTGGTTTGCGGTTAGGCATAGCCTCGCTTGCTCTGTGTGAGAGGAAGAGTAAACTCATTAATGATTCAGTTCCACTGAAATAACGACTGTCCCCTGTTGTATTTTAGTAGACACGGTGATAAAATAGACGCTGGCTTTTCCCTCTGAAGTTAGCGAAGACCAGATGCAAAGCACCCTGTCTCCTGCTGGTGTCTGTAGAAGCAGAGCGTGCCCTTGGCCACAGCCCTCACCTTCCCCGGCACGTTCAGATCAGAGTtggatgggtggatgggtgggtggatggacggatggatggatggacggatggaccTGAGGGAAAGGGAGCAGTGGAGAGGAACAAGCTACAGGGCATTTACATTCTGTTCCATTACATTATATCACACATTACTGAGTGACGTAGCTGCAGTGATTGATTGTGCTGTATCTCTCATTGTCCTGAGTATAACGGGAGAGCTTTTATCTCTCTGTTACCCAAATCCATCTAGATTTGGGCAACTTTGTGTCGGCACCTAGACTGCACAGACCCAGCTGAGCACAAAACAGTGGTGCAAAAGTGTTCTgcgaagcagcagcagctttttaaagGCAAGGATGGggacctgcaggcagcagatTCCAGGGCTCTGCCCCAAAATCCCTTTGCACTGGAGCTGTCAGCTCCTGTCACAATCCCTGGTTTAGGGCCTCCTAGTCCCGATGAAGAGGGAGCTCCTTTTCCTGCCTAAAGGCAGGCGGGTGTttgtgtgtcctggttttggcagggatagagttaattttcttcctagcagctggtatagtgctgtggtttggattcaggatgagaataatgttgataacacactgatgtttgtagttgttgccaagcagtcagggacttttcagcttctcatactgccctgccaacgagaagacGGGGGGtgccaagaagctgggaggggacacagccagggcagctgacccaaactagccaaagggatattacGTGctatatgacgtcatgctccatatataactgcgggggttggctgggaggtggtTAGGCTCGAGagctagctgagcattggcttggagtggtgagaaattgtgctgtgcatcactcgtatataataattattattattactattattattgttattattattttctttctgtcctattaaactgtctttatctcaacccacgagttttacatttttcttttcaattctctccccgATCCCACTGGGGGGTTGTGAGCGAACGGCTGCGTGGTTCTTTTAGCTGCCcgccgggttaaaccacgacattgCGATTCGGGGCATCCAGCCCATGTACGCTTACCGGCAGCCTGAAAGCTTTGCGCAGCCTTCACACCAGTCCTGGAGGCGCAGGGCATCCTGCAGACTCACCCGCAGCGTCTCGCCGGGTCGCGGCGAAGCCCAACAGAGCAGGGAAGTGGAGCAGGAGCCTCCGCGAGGTCCCTGGTTTCTTTggctttctcattttccagagCACGGCGCAGGGACCCATACTCACACCCCCAGTCTTTGCCGCCACTTCCCTTCCTACTCCTACCCTCTCAAATTGCCTGCAGTGAGCTTTATTCTCCCGTTCCGGAGTTCAGTGTGTTACCTCCAATCTCACTGCTAAGAACAGTTCTTTTTTACACTGGTCCATAACCGTCTGCAACATgtatgaggaaaataaaaacctttatTGTCTCTAGGGAGCTTACTACATCTAATAAGACACAGAGATGTCCTCAGTTGGGTTCTGTCCTAACACCAGCTTCCATTTgcccttcccttttctccccttgGGCTCTTTCGTGCTTCTTTCTTATTTGCTGGACAGACTTTCTCAAAcgctttctcttctgcagctctCTCTCGCCATTGTGTCACGCGTTACTGAAGACAAAGCTTGCTCCGTTAGTATGTGCTGCGCTGTGGTccttttcagtttggaaaaacCAAGTTCAcgtgctgcagctgcagaacaaaGCTTTGCCCTCAGGACCAGTGTTTTTCTGGGAAAGGGAACTGGTCATTACCCTGCCTCACGAACACTCGGCGTCCACAGCCCACTCGTAGAATCTCTCAATACGACGGGAAACAGCTGATTTTGGTGTCCCAGATGATAGAAGGAAAGAAGTCTTGGAGACCCTGTTTTCGAGAAATGGCTTTTATTCAGAGGGAAGCTgcgctgtgctgctgcagcctgcggGACTCAGTGCTCACCTGCGTTGCATTCCTTGTGTTGGAAAACTTAACAGAGAGCCGCTTTGCTCCGGggtgctggaggaagagtgGAAACACACGGAGCCTCCCACCCATAAGGACACAGATGCTTTTCTGAGCGGAACTTGTGCTGTTTCACTCTGACCGTCAAATGCCAGCTGGGACCCAAACCAGAGCTCCCAGCAGAACGTCTTTGACTTCTGAGCCTTGGGTCACAGGCtgatacagaggatctgagggCTAGGAGCACTGCGATGGCCGGGGGCTGCAGGATTTGTAATTTTTATCTGTCCTAGCACAACAGCTACTGTGCTTTTAAGGCAAAAGGCATTGCGTTCACTCTTTGTGTGCAGAAACGGGTCGGTGGGGAGCAGGGTGTGATCACAGCCCCGTGGAAGTCAGCAGCTAAACTCTCGCTGGCTTCCACACCACCCAGACTTTTCCCGGAGACCCGGTCAGTGAGAGAGGAGAGCAAGAAGAGGAGCTGCCTGGCTTTCAACCTGGCTTTGTTTTCGGCGTGGAGCAGAATTGCTGCAGAGGTTGCACGAATGAGGTCTGCCTGCCAGGCACGCCGTGCGGGAAGGTGTTAGAGGTGAAGGGGACACGGGCCGAACGGTGGAAAGCTCGTGGCTGGAGAGGCTGCCCCGAGCAGGTCAGAACAGAGGCAGGAGAGCATTTCCCCAGAGAGAAGGGGGTCACTGATCGTTACGGACATGCTGGTACTGCAGCAGCACCAAACGATCGGAGCAGATGGAGACAAGGCAGGAatttcagagcagcagctttccCAGCGCAGATCTCCCCGCACCACATTGGGCTCCTTGTTCTTGGCACCGCAGCCACGGGGTGCTGTGACTCGCAGGCACGGAGGCACCTCCCGAGGCGGGAGCCAGGCGTTTTGGAGCAGCAGCAACGTCCTAGCTATAGGTTACACCTCCCTGACTGTCCTGAGGATGTGCACCCCACCTGCTCCAATCCCTGTTTTGTGCGACACCAGAGGTTGGGACCCACAGTCGACAAGCAATGGCACAGCCCCAGCGAGCTCAAGTTTTGGGAAAGAGAACAGAGAGCCGTCTCCGTTCCACACAGATCTGCGGGAGTAGGGAGGAAAGAGGTCCTGCTCACACAGCCCTCACCTGGAAAATGAACGTTGCTCTCTGTCATCCAGGTGATGAAGTCCAAAAAGGAACAGTTGCAGTGCCACAGGTTGTCACTGAGCCCCAGAAACCTCAGGTTGGGCAGGTCCCGGACAGTGCTGGTGTCCAGGAATGTTAAGCCCGTCCGGCTCACATCCAGGTGCCTCAGCCAGGTATTGTTGGCGAAAGCGTCCTTCTCGATGGCCACGAGGTTGGGATTGTCTGAGATCTTCAGCACCACCAGGCTGAGGAGGTGTGAGAAGGTGCTGAAGGTGACCTGTGTGAGGTTGTTGAAGCTGAGGTCCAGATAGACAAGCTTGGCCACACCAATGAAAGCGAAATCCAGGTCATCCCCCAAGAGGTTCTTCCTGCAGTCCAGATAGACCAAATCAGCCAGGAAGCTCAATTCCACTGCCGGCAGGTACGAGACGTTGTTTGCCGCCAGAATCAGCTGCCTGGTGTCCAGCGGGATGGCCGCGGGGAACTCCTGCAACTGCTGCCCCGTGCAGTTCACTTCCAGGTACCGACAGCTACACCTGCTCGGGCAGCTGACCCTCTCCGATgccatccccatccccaaaagCAACACGAGGCTCAGGGGCTGCGGTCTACCCGAAGGAGACATGGTCTAACGCCTTCCGAGCTGCGAGCGGTGCTACGGAAGCTGCGTTACAGTCACAGCCATGCCGAGGAGGCCGCAAGGCTGTCGGGAAGCACTTTTGTGTCCGTGACTCACCTGACTCCTTGGCGGGGCGCCCGGCTGGAAACTGAGCCCCTTTTCTACATCGGCAAGCACGGAATGGTGGCTGGAGCGTCTCCATGTCGCGCTCGGTGCCAGATGACACCTCTGTGATGTCAACGGCTTGTAAGATGGACGGCGCTGTGACCTTGCTGGCCGAGCGGGAGATGCTTTCGGCCAAGTGGAGGTGCGGGGAAGGCATGCACGGGATGAGAGCATTGAAATGGTGCAGGGTGGGTGTGAACAGTGCAAATTTTGTCACAAATGGTGTCAAAACCCAAGGAGCGGTCACTTGTATGGGTTTAAGCAGGAGCCCTCTGTGCCAGGCGCTGGGTTGGCTTTGTGTCCTTTCAGGAGCCGGCGGCTAAGGAGGTTCCGCAGAGGCGTTTGGGGCATTTTTACCCCGGACAGGCTCTGCAAAGCCGCCTCAGCTGCGTCCCCACGGCGTTCCCCCGCCTGCCCACCGCCCCGCAGAGGGCCCTGCCCTGACCCTGCCTGCAGCGGGCGGCGAGGGGACCCAGCGGCGCcgctccccgctcccgccgccctTGACCCCGCCCCCCGAGAGCCTCGGGTGGCCCCGCCCCTAACGGCCAACGGCCGCCGCGCCCGGGGGGGGCGAGGCGGGGCCTCGGTAAGCCCCGCCCTTCTCCCGCCGGCGCGGTCGCGGATAGGCCGTCGGCGGGCTTGCGCGTGACGCAGGCGGGGGCCGAGGAGGCGCCCGCCAGATTCAAGCTGCGGCCGGCGGGGAGCGGTTGGCGCCGCGGCCGTTGTGCGGCGCCGGGATGGAGGCGATGACCTTCCCCCGCTACAGCCCCGACGATATCATCAGTTACCTCCGCAGCCACGTCCTGGCGGGCGCCGAGGCCCGGAACCTGGTCAAGAGCGACGTGTTCGGTAACCCCAAGGTGCGTGAGGGGGTTCCGGGGGGGGTAGGCCGCGGCCTGCGCTGGCGGGGGGAGCCGCGCTCGGGAGCTCTCTGCTGTTCGGGGAGGAAGGCCTTTGCGTGCCGTTAGCGCGGTTGGTTTCTGGGGTGATCGCTCCTCCGGCTTGCGTGGCCTCTGGCGTACTTGGAAGTGAGGTGAGTGGTTTTTCCGATGTGGCGGATGAGCCTCGCAGGAGTCGCAGGGCTAAACCTGGAGCTTCTCTTCTCTTCGGCTTGAGAGAAGCGTGCTCAGGCCTCACCGGGAAGCGAGTGGGTTCGTTAACGGGCACGCATGAAGTTATGCGTCTGTCTTTCTCCGTTCTGTGGGAAGCGGGTAAAATAGCCACTGTGTTTGGCATAGTGTCAGGGCTTCAACAGCTCAGTTGATGGACTAATGCTTTTAAACCAACCCCGTAAAAATCaactcttccctgctcctgttccaccccttcttttttttttttttcttgtattggTTTGACCATCAATGTTTGTACAGACTTGCAGTGACCTCCAGAAAAAAGAAGTGGCGTTAAAATTGAGTTGATGCCTCAGTGTGATTCCTTGTGCTGCTGTGTAAGTGCTTGTGCCTGCTGAAGGAGGAGGTTGGCCCTGCTTCTTTAGGGAGTGATGAGATGATCGTTTTTAAGGAAGATTGGTTTGAGCTGACTGTGGATTAGTGTGGTAAATGAGTAACTGTTTGGCTTGTAGGTGTCTCTTTCCCCTCCATTTAATAATGTGATGAAGGGTGCTCTTTGCTGTGGGGTTGTAGTTTCTGTGAcctttttttagattttttttttttttgtcacttggTTTGAAAACTGCTCAGTGAGAAGCAATGTAATGAAAAACAATCTGTAGCTGTGGAAGTTAGGGCTGTAGTTGTCTGAGCCGATTGCTGGTTCTTATGAGATAGTAATCCTTGCACTGCGAAGTATTGGAAAGTAAAACCTGTTAGGCTTGGTGGCTCAATGAAACTGGTCTTCATGTGTTAAAGGCTGAACTGCTTTTATGGCCTAGCCTGGGAGCCCTGAATAACCAATCATATGGAATACTGATTCATGTCCTTCTTTCTTGCAGTCTGAAGTTTTACACATGATTTACATGAGAGTCCTGCAGAAGGTGTATGGAATCCGCCTGGAGCATTTCTACATGGTATGTCTGTAGTGGCAGGTGTAACGaaatgtagaaggaaaaaatattgcacCTAACAAATTAAATGTCGAAGTATCTTTCTCTTCTCACTAGCAAATGGCAAGTAGCTGTTTTGTATGTTGTAACTGCATGAATAGGAGCTTAGAAATTCTGCCTCTACTACAGAAAACTTGTGTGTGAGATGCTGTATACCCATGGGCATTTGCGTTTGTGTTCAAGGAGGCAACTAGTCTGTTCACTTAGGCAGGAATGAGAGTGTAGTACTGCAGTGCAGTGTGGGTCATTTCCAGAGGTAAATGAACCTGGGAGCATCATCTGTGGGCTGTTGCTGAGGCCTTGCTGATTATGTGATTATGTCTGTGTGCctctgggtttctttttttttatttttccctatcTGTCTATGGAGAGAAGACTTTCTTCTCCACTACAGGAACTAGTGGGTGTGAAGAGGAGCTCACTTACCACTGTAGGCTGTAAGGAAAGGCTCAGTGGAGAGCCCTCTCCTTCTGTGGTTAAGCTGtgaattcttttctttgagaTGGTGCAGGTGCCAGACATGTCTGTGAGGTCCAGGAGGGATTGGACAAACTCACGAAGGGACACCATCTCTGGCCTTGAAAAT
This Grus americana isolate bGruAme1 chromosome 8, bGruAme1.mat, whole genome shotgun sequence DNA region includes the following protein-coding sequences:
- the LRRC52 gene encoding leucine-rich repeat-containing protein 52, yielding MSPSGRPQPLSLVLLLGMGMASERVSCPSRCSCRYLEVNCTGQQLQEFPAAIPLDTRQLILAANNVSYLPAVELSFLADLVYLDCRKNLLGDDLDFAFIGVAKLVYLDLSFNNLTQVTFSTFSHLLSLVVLKISDNPNLVAIEKDAFANNTWLRHLDVSRTGLTFLDTSTVRDLPNLRFLGLSDNLWHCNCSFLDFITWMTESNVHFPDADNITCYTPEGLRALKMPALEAQLHFNCLTQLYKQDYIFLGLIGFCIFFAGTMAAWLAGICAVIYEVHTSKGEEEEEDTVA